From one Culex quinquefasciatus strain JHB chromosome 3, VPISU_Cqui_1.0_pri_paternal, whole genome shotgun sequence genomic stretch:
- the LOC6038137 gene encoding sodium-coupled monocarboxylate transporter 2, whose translation MVKSITENPYGAFSTEDYSVFVVMLSISAGIGIYFGFFQGKKNQTTEDYLLGGRKMKIFPIAVSLIASQLSGVSIMSVPAEMYSYGAQYWIIAPTMFAIVLIINYIFVPVFYNNQITNCYQYLEDRFSPAVKKFVTFTYVLNIYLILPIFIFIPSLAFAQVTGTNVHVINGIVCCVCVFYTMLGGIKAVVWTDVVQGLIMFASCFLVVAVGVYKIGGFAEVFARAAAGNRLEIFDMTFDASTRQTFWTASIGNVFLWTGYLGLNQSCVQRMVAVPSVRHARSALWIFCVGFIVITSLNCFTGIVIYAKYFDCDPIKVGLVGKADKLLPFFVQDVVGNLKGMPGVFISCVFSAGLSTMSANLNSLAGIIYEDYIRPFNLFKHSDATANNTMKGLILVSGMYCIVMGLVVEQFGHILQMVVTIASVTQGAVMGIFCLGMLWPWANKHGALWGSAVSVIGMSWIIAGAQFAIKSGQLSYPPKPTSVEGCSEYGFNVTQPQHSSFFTPEEESDGFSIYNISFVWYSTVGTFLVFLVGIPVSYLTGSQDLNKVQAKLFSPVVHWLLPETVRRGELSVKPEEDKPDQIKEWIYTPVEDYKLQDLHTVNEHTL comes from the exons ATGGTTAAATCAATCACGGAGAACCCGTACGGGGCGTTCTCCACCGAGGACTATTCGGTGTTTGTGGTGATGCTGAGTATCTCGGCTGGGATTGGAATATACTTTGGGTTCTTCCAGGggaagaaaaatcaaaccacCGAGGACTATCTGCTTGGGGGCAGGAAGATGAAGATCTTCCCGATCGCAGTGTCGCTGATCGCCAG TCAGCTGTCCGGCGTGTCCATAATGTCCGTGCCGGCCGAAATGTACTCGTACGGTGCCCAGTACTGGATAATCGCGCCCACAATGTTCGCCATCGTTTTAATCATCAATTACATTTTCGTACCAGTATTTTACAACAACCAGATTACGAACTGCTATCAG TACCTGGAGGACCGCTTCAGCCCGGCGGTGAAGAAGTTCGTCACGTTTACGTACGTGCTCAACATCTACCTGATCCTGCCGATCTTCATCTTTATCCCTTCGCTGGCCTTTGCCCAGGTAACGGGGACGAACGTGCACGTGATCAACGGGATCGTGTGCTGCGTGTGCGTGTTCTACACGATGCTCGGCGGAATCAAGGCGGTCGTGTGGACCGACGTCGTGCAGGGGCTGATTATGTTCGCGTCCTGTTTCCTGGTGGTGGCCGTCGGGGTCTACAAGATCGGTGGTTTCGCGGAAGTCTTTGCCCGTGCCGCCGCCGGAAATCGGTTGGAGATTTTTGA CATGACCTTCGATGCCAGCACTAGACAGACATTCTGGACCGCCAGCATTGGCAACGTGTTTTTGTGGACCGGCTACTTGGGACTTAATCAAAGCTGCGTGCAACGCATGGTGGCCGTGCCCAGCGTACGTCATGCCCGTTCGGCACTTTGGATTTTCTGCGTCGGATTCATCGTAATCACCAGTTTGAACTGCTTCACGGGGATCGTCATCTACGCCAAGTACTTTGATTGTGACCCCATCAAAGTGGGATTAGTAGGGAAAGCCGACAAGCTGCTACCGTTTTTCGTGCAAGATGTGGTCGGCAACTTGAAGGGCATGCCCGGTGTGTTCATCTCGTGTGTGTTCAGCGCAGGATTGAG CACAATGTCAGCAAACCTGAACTCACTGGCCGGCATCATCTACGAGGACTACATCCGGCCGTTCAATCTGTTCAAGCACTCAGACGCAACGGCTAACAATACCATGAAGGGCCTAATTCTAGTTTCCGGTATGTACTGCATCGTGATGGGCCTCGTAGTGGAACAGTTTGGACACATCCTCCAAATGGTCGTTACGATCGCGAGCGTTACGCAGGGAGCCGTAATGGGCATCTTCTGTCTCGGAATGCTGTGGCCATGGGCAAACAAGCACGGAGCCCTATGGGGTTCGGCCGTCAGTGTCATTGGAATGTCCTGGATCATCGCCGGCGCCCAATTTGCCATCAAAAGCGGACAGCTGAGCTACCCACCGAAACCCACCAGTGTGGAAGGATGCTCCGAGTACGGATTCAACGTGACGCAGCCCCAGCACTCGTCGTTCTTCACCCCGGAGGAAGAATCCGACGGATTCTCCATTTACAACATCTCGTTCGTTTGGTACTCGACGGTGGGTACTTTCCTCGTATTCCTCGTTGGAATACCCGTGAGCTACTTGACGGGGTCGCAAGACTTGAACAAAGTGCAAGCAAAGTTGTTCTCACCGGTGGTTCACTGGCTGCTGCCGGAGACCGTCAGAAGAGGCGAGCTGAGTGTTAAGCCGGAAGAAGA CAAACCTGACCAAATAAAGGAATGGATTTACACGCCAGTTGAGGATTACAAACTGCAAGACCTACACACCGTCAACGAGCATACTTTGTGA
- the LOC6038132 gene encoding protein pygopus, producing the protein MTHNLGMASYRLPGPGLGCPPDFKSPSESPQLPISAPSQPKKRRKTSNANNANSAAQQAVPTPTPQDLLPPPPTGYGDTIVASNPFDDTPTHTPSPHMGHMHHGGPGMMGHMGGGGMGHGGPMGMNHMGMHPHHMGPMGHHGPPHGPPHGGPMHGMPPHGMGHGPGHGSPHHGMGPHGPIGPGGPQGPPMRGMSPMGMGSPMGHPMHMNSGMGQMGGMGPHPIQRGGMSPMGTMPGAQMGGLSPMGGMNQNLSPMGPMGGMSPMSQQQMNNKPVGSPMSGGNIGSPMNSMPGMGSPHGGQGGMLGSPMNTSGGHINNGPMGPPMNSPLGNGPPNHVPLGPNSAGHSQPVSSAGATVGGQTSPNVAGVNSNNRMNLPNGAMTNQQSGNLNQLPHQMGQSNSQQGQQQQQQQQSNPQQQLQVSQPNPSPSMVSNQQQPPNQSPNTQSQPLPPHPPHPQQQQQQQQPHASPLPQQSPHAQHPQGPGANSGPVGSGPGSGGGGPGGPLGGPGMPQQQMNPAGMGPGNNSLGGMNPAGMGPGGMSGMPPNSMGGMNHHPPHHPGNHPGNHPGNHPGNHQQNPHMPPSMGGGPGGPNSMHHHMGMPPHGNMPPGHAGLRPGMGPGGPMGPGGPGGMGMGGPPMGMGNPMGHPMHMNSGMGPMGSLGGPPGNGPPLPNHHHHVGMFGPKPMPVTSGKLYPPDQSKVFNPQNPNAPPIYPCGGCHKEVHDNDQGILCESGCNFWFHRTCSGLSDAAFNFIHTEVYAEWCCDKCLSSKNIPLVKFKP; encoded by the exons ATGACCCATAACCTTGGAATGGCATCATACCGTTTACCAGGTCCGGGACTTGGATGTCCGCCGGATTTTAAATCTCCCTCGGAGTCGCCCCAGCTGCCAATATCGGCTCCAAGTCAACCGAAGAAGCGAAGGAAAACTTCGAACGCAAACAATGCGAACTCGGCGGCTCAACAAGCGGTGCCGACACCGACACCGCAGGACCTGCTACCTCCTCCACCAACCGGGTACGGCGATACGATCGTGGCGTCAAACCCGTTTGATGATACGCCCACCCACACCCCGTCGCCGCATATGGGTCATATGCATCACGGTGGACCCGGAATGATGGGTCACATGGGTGGTGGCGGAATGGGCCATGGAGGTCCGATGGGTATGAACCACATGGGAATGCACCCTCACCATATGGGTCCTATGGGTCACCACGGACCTCCGCATGGACCTCCGCATGGTGGACCGATGCATGGAATGCCACCGCACGGAATGGGACATGGTCCCGGTCATGGTTCTCCACACCACGGTATGGGCCCTCATGGACCGATTGGCCCAGGAGGACCCCAAGGTCCACCGATGCGAGGAATGAGTCCAATGGGGATGGGAAGTCCGATGGGCCATCCCATGCATATGAACTCCGGAATGGGTCAGATGGGTGGAATGGGTCCTCACCCGATACAACGAGGTGGAATGAGCCCTATGGGAACGATGCCGGGAGCGCAAATGGGAGGTCTGAGTCCTATGGGTGGCATGAACCAGAACCTGTCTCCGATGGGTCCAATGGGCGGCATGTCACCAATGAGCCAGCAGCAGATGAACAACAAACCTGTTGGAAGTCCCATGAGTGGAGGAAACATTGGCAGTCCGATGAACTCAATGCCCGGTATGGGCTCACCCCATGGTGGCCAAGGCGGTATGTTGGGCAGTCCAATGAACACGAGTGGTGGCCACATAAACAACGGTCCAATGGGCCCTCCAATGAATAGTCCCCTTGGAAATGGTCCTCCAAACCATGTGCCGCTTGGTCCCAATTCGGCAGGCCATAGTCAACCGGTATCCTCGGCGGGCGCGACCGTCGGTGGCCAGACGTCTCCAAACGTGGCTGGTGTTAATAGTAATAATAGAATGAACCTACCCAATGGTGCAATGacaaatcagcaatcagggaACCTCAATCAATTACCTCATCAGATGGGACAAAGTAATAGTCAGCAGggtcagcaacagcagcagcagcaacagtcaAATCCCCAGCAACAACTTCAAGTGAGTCAGCCGAACCCGTCACCATCGATGGTATCGAATCAACAGCAGCCCCCGAATCAGTCTCCTAATACCCAGTCCCAGCCACTTCCGCCTCATCCGCCACATcctcagcagcaacagcagcagcagcaaccgcACGCATCTCCCCTTCCCCAACAGTCGCCGCACGCTCAACACCCTCAAGGTCCTGGTGCTAACAGTGGGCCTGTAGGTAGCGGTCCAGGTTCCGGTGGAGGAGGCCCAGGTGGCCCCCTTGGCGGTCCTGGAATGCCCCAGCAGCAGATGAATCCTGCCGGAATGGGTCCTGGTAACAATAGCTTAGGTGGCATGAACCCAGCTGGTATGGGTCCCGGAGGAATGTCCGGCATGCCACCAAACTCGATGGGTGGTATGAATCATCATCCGCCGCACCATCCCGGCAATCATCCTGGAAACCATCCCGGAAACCACCCcggaaatcatcaacaaaaccCTCACATGCCTCCATCGATGGGTGGTGGCCCGGGAGGACCAAACAGTATGCACCATCACATGGGAATGCCTCCGCACGGCAATATGCCACCTGGCCATGCCGGATTGAGGCCCGGAATGGGACCCGGAGGACCCATGGGACCTGGTGGCCCCGGTGGAATGGGAATGGGCGGACCTCCGATGGGAATGGGCAACCCGATGGGACATCCCATGCATATGAACTCCGGTATGGGCCCTATGGGTTCGCTCGGAGGACCCCCAGGCAATGGACCACCGCTACCAAATCATCACCACCACGTGGGCATGTTCGGACCTAAACCGATGCCGGTAACGTCCGGCAAGCTGTACCCACCAGACCAGTCGAAAGTATTCAACCCGCAGAACCCCAACGCACCTCCCATCTATCCCTGCGGCGGATGCCACAAAGAGGTGCACGACAACGATCAAGGAATATTGTGCGAATCTGGCTGCAACTTTTGGTTTCACAG GACGTGTAGTGGACTGTCGGACGCGGCGTTCAACTTTATCCACACGGAGGTGTACGCCGAGTGGTGTTGCGACAAGTGTCTGTCTTCCAAGAACATACCACTGGTCAAGTTTAAGCCGTAG